From Abyssibius alkaniclasticus:
TTCAGCAGAAATTCGGTTTCGGCCAAACTGGGAGCGGCCTGCACAAGGATGGTGCCGCCAATGCCATGTTGATCGAGCAGCGGCGCCAGATCTTCTGGTGCAAAGTCGCGGTAAAGCGGTGCAAGCGCAGGGGTCAGCCAGCCATAATCGCCGCGATCTAGCTGCCAGAAATGTTGGTGGGCGTCGATGATCATGGGCCGATGACGCCTTTCTTCAGGATGATATTGCCGTAAAGCCGGGTCTCGCCGGTTTGCACAATGCAAAAGGCGGCTTTGGCACGGCTGTAAAAGGCGAAGCGTTCCAGCTTGGCAACGGGGCGCGGGGCGTCGGCCTTTGAATCGATGATGTCTTGAAACGCAGCGATGATGGGCGGCACGGTGTCCGGATCCCCCACCACCTCCATCACAAGTGCAGGATCGGGCACAAAACCGTCGAGCGGCAAAAGCGCCAGAACCGCGGCAAGTGTGTCGGTCGCGCTGACACCGTCCAGCCGGTGACAGCGTGTTGCATGGCTTGTGGCCGGAAAATTGGCATCGGCAATGACGATTTCATCGCCATGCCCCATAGCGCGCAGGCTGTGCAGCAGCTCGGGTGAAAGCAGCGCGGGAATGTTACGCAGCATCTTGTGGCTCCTTGGGCAGGGGTGCATCGGCGCGGATCAGCCCGGCCGATCTGAGGTCTGACCACAGGGCAACTGGAATATCCGTTTCAAAAATCGCAATATTCTGGCGCAGTTCGCGCGGGTTGGCGGCGCCGGGGATAACAGTTTTCACCGCCGGATGGGCCAGCGGAAACTGCAGGGCGGCGGCAATCATCGGGGTGGCGTGATCGGCGCATATGGCGGCGATCTTTGCAACCCGATCCAGAATTGCAGGCGGGGCGGGGGCATAGTTGTAACGCGCGCCCTCTATCGGCCCCGTGGCCAGAATGCCGGAATTATAGGGGCCACCCAGAATGATGCCGACATCGCGTTTGGTGCAAAGCGGCAAAAAGGTTTCAAGCGGGTCCTGTTCCAATAGCGTGTATCGCCCGGCAAGCAAAAAACAGTCGAACGCGCCTTCGCCCAGCAGTTTTTCGCAAATCTGCCAGGTGTTGACGCCCGCGCCGATGGCGGCAATGCGCCCGGCCTCGCGCAGCTCGTTCAGCGCAAGATAGCCGCCACCGCTGAACAATTCGCGCAGGTTCCTGTCTTCGCCTTCTTGCCCATGCGTGCCGGCATCTATGTCATGTAGCAGCAATATGTCGATCCTGTCGCTGCCAAGCCGGGCGATGCTGTCATCATAGCTGCGCATGATCCCGTCATAGGTATAGTCGAACACAATGCGCTTTTGCGGCACATCGACAAAGGCTTCGGGGGTAACATCTTTTGGGGCGCAATCCTTCAGCAGCCGGCCGACCTTGGTGGACAGGGTCAGCGTGTTGCCAAAACGTGCAATGGCCCGGCCAACGCGCTGTTCGGCCAGCCCCAGCCCGTATTGCGGCGCGGTGTCGAAATAGCGTAGCCCCGCATCCCAGGCGGCCTGCAAGGTGGCCTGGGCGTCTTCCTCTTCTACCCGGTGATAGAGATTGCCAAGCGGTGCCGAGCCAAAGCCAAGCTGGGTCAGTTCAATGGGCCGGGCGGTGCGGTGGTTCAACAGGCGGGTCCTGGTCAGGTTCATGCTGTGCCTTTCACATGGTCGTGCGGAAATAGCCGGGGTGCTGGCGTTCCAGCGGGGTGATCCGGTCGATCAGCTGGCCCAGATGGTAGCTCATCGCATCGCGTGCGGCTTTTGGGTTTTGCGCACGGATCGCATCCAGAATCGTTTGGTGTTCGGCAACCGCCTCGGCCGGGCGGCCGGGGGCGGGCAAGAGCAGCATCCGTGCGCGCTGCAATTGCAGCGACAACTGGCCCGCGGCCGCAACGACCTTGGGAAAGCCGGTGAAGCTGAGGATAAGCTCGTGAAAGGCGACATCGGCTTCAAAAAAGCCCGGAATATCCGCATCTTCAACCAGCAGCCCCTGCAGGCGCAGGTTGCGTGTGAGTCTGGCCAGTTGCTCGTCGCTGCGCTCTTGCGCCACTTTGGCCACGGCGGCCACCTCGACCGCTTCGCGCAAAAAGCTTTCCTCGCGCAGTTCCGCAAGCGACAGCCGCGACACGCGCGTGGCGGATTGCGGCACGATATCGACCAGCCCTTCGGATGACAGCCTGCTGAGCGCCTCGGCCACGGGCGAGCGCGATACACCAAGCTCGGCGCAAAGCGCGCCTTTGCGCAGCACCATGCCAGGCTCGAATGTCATGTTCAGGATTTTATCGCGCAATACGCCATAAACCCGCTGGCCCAATGGCCCGTCCAATCCTTCAATATCCAGCATACGCGGCGGCTCGGTCATTTTGACTCCTTCAACTGACATGTTAGTTGACATATGCAGCAAGTCAAGCTAGTCATCATCCTACCCAAAGCGCCGATGGTCGGCCAGAGGAGCGCGCGCCATGAGCCTGAAAAATCGTATGCTGGTTTTGCATCCGCAGGACAATATCGCCGTGGCCCTGACCGATATTGCCGCAGGCGAAGCGATTGGCAAGACGGGCGCGGTGGCGGCGCAAACCATAAAACAGGGGCATAAACTTGCCATTTCACCTATAGCAGCGGGTGAAAACGTGCTGCGCTACGGGCAGATCATTGGCCAGGCCAAGGCCGATATTGCGCCGGGTGAGCATGTGCATGTGCAAAACCTGGGCATGGGCGAGCATACGCAGGACTATGCCTTTGCGCGCGATTCCGTGGCCCTTGCGCCGATCAGCGACAATCGCACATTCAACGGGTTTCATCGCGCCGATGGCCGTGTCGGCACGCGCAACTATCTGGGCATTCTGACCTCGGTCAACTGTTCAGGCTCGGTTGCAAAATTCATTGCCGAGGCGGCGCAGAAATCCGGCTTTCTGGACGCCTATCCGAATATCGACGGGATTGTGCCGATCACGCATGGCACGGGCTGTGGCATGTCGGGCGACAACGAGGGCTATGCCACGCTGTTCCGCACATTGTCGGGCTATGCCCAGCACCCGAATTTCGGGGGTATCCTGCTGATCGGCCTTGGCTGCGAAGTGATGCAGATCGCCGATCTGGTGGGGGGGCGCGCCATCCGCGCCGATGGTGCTTTGCGTTACATGACCATTCAGCACGAGGGCGGCACCCGCAAGACCATTGAAAAGGGCCTGACGGAACTGCACGGCATTGCCGCATTGGCCAATAGCGCCACGCGCAAGCCCGCGCCGCTGTCACAGCTTATGGTCGGAATGCAATGCGGCGGCTCGGATGGTTATTCCGGCATTACCGCCAACCCGGCGCTTGGCGTGGCATCCGACATTCTGGTGCGGCATGGCGGCACGACAATCCTGTCGGAAACATCGGAAATTTATGGTGCCGAGCATCTGCTGACCCGCCGCGCTGTTTCGGTGGAGGTGGGCGAAAAGCTGATCGAGCGCGTGCATTGGTGGGAAGATTACACCGCGCGCAACAAGGGTGAGATGGACAATAACCCGAGCCCCGGCAACAAGCGCGGCGGGCTGACAACGATTTTGGAAAAGTCACTCGGTGCGGTGGCCAAAAGCGGCAGCGCCCCGCTGACCGATGTGTATCTGTTTGGCGAAAAGATCGACAAGAAGGGCTTTGTCTTCATGGACAGCCCGGGCTTTGACCCCTGTTCGGTGACCGGGCAAATCGCCTCGGGCGCCAACCTGATTGTGTTTACCACCGGGCGGGGTTCGGTGTCGGGCTACATGCCCACGCCCTGCATCAAGGTGGCCACCAATTCCGAAATGTATCGCCGCATGTCCGAAGATATGGATGTGAATTGCGGCGACATCGTCACCGATGGGGTGAGCCTTGAGGAGAAGGGCCGCGAAATTTTTGAAATGTTCATCGCCATCGCCTCGGGCGGGCAAACAAAAAGCGAAGAGCTGGGCTTTGGCGGGGTGGAATTCGTGCCCTGGCAAATTGGCGCGGTGATGTGAATATGAGGGCTGACATGGTGCTGAAGAACAAAACGATCCTGATAACCGCCGCAGGCCAAGGCATTGGCGCGGCATCGGCGCGCGCCTGTGCCGCGGCCGGTGCGCAGGTGATTGCCACCGATCTGGATGCCGGTCTGCTGGCGGCGCTTGGCGATGAGCCGAATATCCAGACCCGCGTGCTGGATGTTACTGATCAGGGTGCGATCGATGCGCTGGCCGCAGACCTGCCCGACCTCGACGGTTTGTTCAACTGTGCCGGTGTCGTGCATCATGGCACGGTGCTGGAGCTGACCGACGCCGATTGGAACTTTGCGCTCGACCTCAACGTCACCTCGATGGTGCGCATGTGCCGCGCCTTTGTGCCCGGCCTGTTGCGCCGTGCCAAAAGCGAGGGCAGTGCCGCAATTCTGAACATGTCCTCGATGGCATCGTCGGAAAAAGGCTTCATCAACCGCACGGCTTATGGTGCAACCAAGGCTGCGGTGATCGGGTTGACCAAGGCGATTGCCGCCGATTTTGTCGCCCGGAATCTGCGCTGCAACGCGCTTTGCCCCGGCACGGTTGATACACCGTCGCTGCGCGGGCGCATCGCCTCGGCACCAGACCCGGTGCAGGCCGAAAAAGATTTCATCGCCCGCCAGCCTATGGGAAGGTTGGCCACGGTTGATGATCTTACCCCCACCGTGGTGCATCTGCTGTCGGATGGCAGCCGCTTTGTCACCGGGCAGGCCGTTCTGGTGGATGGTGGAGTGACGATCTGAGACGAAAACTGGCTTGGGAGGGCCGGGAGGATGAGTTATCTGGTCGAAATGAAGGGGATTGAAAAGCGCTTTCCGGGCGTTCACGCGCTGAAAGACGTGCAATTCAATCTCCGCCCCGGCGAAGTTCATGCCCTGATGGGCGAAAACGGCGCGGGCAAATCGACGCTCATGAAAATCATGTCGGGCATTTACGCGCGCGATGGCGGCGAAATGTTTGTCGACGGTCAGCCCGTTGCCCCCGAAAGCCCGCGCGAAGCCCAGGCGCTTGGCATTGGCATTATCCATCAGGAACTGAGCCTGATGAATGATCTGACCGCCGCACAAAACGTGCTGATCGGGCGCGAGCCGCGCCGCCGTTTCGGGCGGCTGGACGAGGCGGCGCTGAACCGCAGGGCCGCCGAGATTTTCGCCTCGCTCAACCTTGTGATGGACCCGCGCATACAGGTCAGCACGCAAACCATTGCCCGCCAGCAGCTGATCGAGATTGCCAAGGCGCTGTCCTACAACCCGCGCGTTCTGATCATGGACGAGCCGACCGCCGCGCTGAACGATGCCGAAATCTCCGAGCTGTTCCGGGTGATCGAAATGCTCAAGGCCGATGGCGTGGGCATTGTCTATATCAGCCACCGGATGGACGAGATCAAGCGCATCGCCGACCGTGTGACCATATTGCGCGACGGCGCCTATATCGACACGTTGAATGCCGCCGACACACCGCTGTCAAAGATCATCCAGCTTATGGTCGGGCGCGAAGTCACCCAGAATGCGCCCGATGTGCCCGATACATCGCAAAGCCCGGTCGCGCTGGAAGTGCGCAACCTGTCGCGCGGCAAAGACGTGCGCGATGTCAGCTTTTCGGTGCGCAAGGGCGAGATTCTGGGCTTTGCCGGCCTTATGGGCGCGGGCCGCACCGAGGTTGCGCGCATCATCTTTGGGGCCGATCCGCGTGATGCGGGCGAGATTCTGGTCGGCGGCCAGCCCGTCGATATCCGCAGCCCCTATATGGCGGTGCAGGCGGGCATCGGCTATCTGTCGGAAGACCGCAAGCATTTTGGCCTTGCGGTTGATATGACCGTGCGCGCCAATATTGCGATGGCCGATATGGGCCGGTTTACCAACCGCGCAGGCGTGCTGGATGAGGGCGCCATGAAGCACACGGCGCTTGCCTATATCGACAGGCTCGGCATCCGCACGCCATCGGATATGCAGGATGTGCGCCTGCTGTCGGGCGGCAACCAGCAAAAGGTGGTTATTGCCAAATGGCTGTTGCGCGATTGCGATGTGCTGATCTTTGATGAACCCACGCGCGGCATTGATGTTGGCGCGAAATCGGAAATTTACGCCCTGCTGGAAAAACTTGCCGCACAGGGCCGCGCAATCATCGTCATTTCATCGGAACTGCCCGAGGTGATGCGCCTGTCGCACCGCATTGCGGTCATGTGCGAAGGTCGGCTTACCGGCGTTTTGCCGGGCGGGGCGGGCACCACTCAGGAAGATATCATGGAACTGGCAACACAGCGCGACACCGCGCGGCCTGTCGCGGAGGAGAGAGTATGAGCAGCACCACAGCCAGCACCCCGAAATCGGCGCTGTCGCGCCTTGTTGCGGCGGGCACCCACCAGCGTGTTCTGGCCTTTGCCAGCCTGATCGTGCTGCTGATCGGCTTTTCCATCGCCTCGCCGAATTTCATGCAAACCTCGAACATGATCGCGATTTTGCAGGCAACATCGGTGAATGGTGTGCTGGCGATTGCGGTGACTTTGGTGATCATTACCGGCGGGATTGACCTTTCGGTCGGCACGATGATGACCTTTTGCGCCGTCATTACCGGCGTTGTCCTTACCTATGCCGGAATGCCCCTGTTGCTTGGCGTTGTCGCTGCGGTGGCCACAGGGGCGGTATGTGGCTCGCTATCCGGCAGTTTTGTTGCGAAAATGAAGATCCCGCCCTTCATTGCAACGCTCGGCATGATGCTCATCCTCAAAGGGTTGAGCCTTGTCATCTCCGGCACAAGACCGATCTATTTCAACGACACGCCGGGCTTTAGCGAAATTTCGCGCGGCTCGCTGATTGGCGAGATCTTCCCCATCGTGCCCATTCCGAATGGCGTGCTGATCCTGTTCATTGTTGCCGGCGCAACCGCCTATGTGCTGAACCGCACTGTGCTGGGCCGCTATTGCTTTGCGCTCGGCTCGAACGAGGAATCGGTGCGCCTGTCGGGCGTGAATACCGACCGCTGGAAAATTGCGATCTATGCGCTGGCCGGGGCGATTGTGGGCATCGCCGGGCTGCTCATCGCCTCGCGGCTGAACTCGGCGCAACCGGCGCTGGGGCTTGGCTATGAGCTGGAAGCCATTGCGGCCGTGGTTATCGGCGGCACCTCGCTTTCGGGCGGGCGCGGCTCGATCCTCGGCTCGTTGATCGGCGCGCTGATCATGGCCGTGCTGACCAACGGGCTGCGCGTGCTGTCGGTCGCCCAGGAATGGCAGACCGTTGTCACCGGCGCGATCATCATTCTGGCGGTCTATGCCGATATGATGCGCCGCAAAAAGTCGAACTAGTCGAAATTCCCAAGAACCCCGGCCAGAAAAACCAGCCGGAACAACCGACAACCAAGGAGGAAACCACATGTTGTCACGTCGCCTACTCATCGGCGCTCTTAGCGCCACACTCGCCTTCGGGGCCGCCCCATCGGCCTATGCCCAGGATGGCGAAATCTACATCCCGCTCATCTCCAAAGGCTTCCAGCACCAGTTCTGGCAGGCCGTGAAATCGGGTGCCGACCAGGCTGCCGCAGAATTTGGCGTGCGCATCACCTTTGAAGGCCCCGACAATGAAACGATGGTCGACCGCCAGATTGATATGCTG
This genomic window contains:
- a CDS encoding GntR family transcriptional regulator codes for the protein MTEPPRMLDIEGLDGPLGQRVYGVLRDKILNMTFEPGMVLRKGALCAELGVSRSPVAEALSRLSSEGLVDIVPQSATRVSRLSLAELREESFLREAVEVAAVAKVAQERSDEQLARLTRNLRLQGLLVEDADIPGFFEADVAFHELILSFTGFPKVVAAAGQLSLQLQRARMLLLPAPGRPAEAVAEHQTILDAIRAQNPKAARDAMSYHLGQLIDRITPLERQHPGYFRTTM
- a CDS encoding aldo/keto reductase produces the protein MNLTRTRLLNHRTARPIELTQLGFGSAPLGNLYHRVEEEDAQATLQAAWDAGLRYFDTAPQYGLGLAEQRVGRAIARFGNTLTLSTKVGRLLKDCAPKDVTPEAFVDVPQKRIVFDYTYDGIMRSYDDSIARLGSDRIDILLLHDIDAGTHGQEGEDRNLRELFSGGGYLALNELREAGRIAAIGAGVNTWQICEKLLGEGAFDCFLLAGRYTLLEQDPLETFLPLCTKRDVGIILGGPYNSGILATGPIEGARYNYAPAPPAILDRVAKIAAICADHATPMIAAALQFPLAHPAVKTVIPGAANPRELRQNIAIFETDIPVALWSDLRSAGLIRADAPLPKEPQDAA
- a CDS encoding SDR family oxidoreductase encodes the protein MVLKNKTILITAAGQGIGAASARACAAAGAQVIATDLDAGLLAALGDEPNIQTRVLDVTDQGAIDALAADLPDLDGLFNCAGVVHHGTVLELTDADWNFALDLNVTSMVRMCRAFVPGLLRRAKSEGSAAILNMSSMASSEKGFINRTAYGATKAAVIGLTKAIAADFVARNLRCNALCPGTVDTPSLRGRIASAPDPVQAEKDFIARQPMGRLATVDDLTPTVVHLLSDGSRFVTGQAVLVDGGVTI
- a CDS encoding RbsD/FucU family protein, with the translated sequence MLRNIPALLSPELLHSLRAMGHGDEIVIADANFPATSHATRCHRLDGVSATDTLAAVLALLPLDGFVPDPALVMEVVGDPDTVPPIIAAFQDIIDSKADAPRPVAKLERFAFYSRAKAAFCIVQTGETRLYGNIILKKGVIGP
- a CDS encoding ABC transporter permease, which encodes MSSTTASTPKSALSRLVAAGTHQRVLAFASLIVLLIGFSIASPNFMQTSNMIAILQATSVNGVLAIAVTLVIITGGIDLSVGTMMTFCAVITGVVLTYAGMPLLLGVVAAVATGAVCGSLSGSFVAKMKIPPFIATLGMMLILKGLSLVISGTRPIYFNDTPGFSEISRGSLIGEIFPIVPIPNGVLILFIVAGATAYVLNRTVLGRYCFALGSNEESVRLSGVNTDRWKIAIYALAGAIVGIAGLLIASRLNSAQPALGLGYELEAIAAVVIGGTSLSGGRGSILGSLIGALIMAVLTNGLRVLSVAQEWQTVVTGAIIILAVYADMMRRKKSN
- a CDS encoding UxaA family hydrolase; this encodes MSLKNRMLVLHPQDNIAVALTDIAAGEAIGKTGAVAAQTIKQGHKLAISPIAAGENVLRYGQIIGQAKADIAPGEHVHVQNLGMGEHTQDYAFARDSVALAPISDNRTFNGFHRADGRVGTRNYLGILTSVNCSGSVAKFIAEAAQKSGFLDAYPNIDGIVPITHGTGCGMSGDNEGYATLFRTLSGYAQHPNFGGILLIGLGCEVMQIADLVGGRAIRADGALRYMTIQHEGGTRKTIEKGLTELHGIAALANSATRKPAPLSQLMVGMQCGGSDGYSGITANPALGVASDILVRHGGTTILSETSEIYGAEHLLTRRAVSVEVGEKLIERVHWWEDYTARNKGEMDNNPSPGNKRGGLTTILEKSLGAVAKSGSAPLTDVYLFGEKIDKKGFVFMDSPGFDPCSVTGQIASGANLIVFTTGRGSVSGYMPTPCIKVATNSEMYRRMSEDMDVNCGDIVTDGVSLEEKGREIFEMFIAIASGGQTKSEELGFGGVEFVPWQIGAVM
- a CDS encoding sugar ABC transporter ATP-binding protein; the protein is MSYLVEMKGIEKRFPGVHALKDVQFNLRPGEVHALMGENGAGKSTLMKIMSGIYARDGGEMFVDGQPVAPESPREAQALGIGIIHQELSLMNDLTAAQNVLIGREPRRRFGRLDEAALNRRAAEIFASLNLVMDPRIQVSTQTIARQQLIEIAKALSYNPRVLIMDEPTAALNDAEISELFRVIEMLKADGVGIVYISHRMDEIKRIADRVTILRDGAYIDTLNAADTPLSKIIQLMVGREVTQNAPDVPDTSQSPVALEVRNLSRGKDVRDVSFSVRKGEILGFAGLMGAGRTEVARIIFGADPRDAGEILVGGQPVDIRSPYMAVQAGIGYLSEDRKHFGLAVDMTVRANIAMADMGRFTNRAGVLDEGAMKHTALAYIDRLGIRTPSDMQDVRLLSGGNQQKVVIAKWLLRDCDVLIFDEPTRGIDVGAKSEIYALLEKLAAQGRAIIVISSELPEVMRLSHRIAVMCEGRLTGVLPGGAGTTQEDIMELATQRDTARPVAEERV